The Ricinus communis isolate WT05 ecotype wild-type chromosome 8, ASM1957865v1, whole genome shotgun sequence sequence AGAAGATGATAGTGTAAATGAATGGTAAAGTTAAGGGTGACTGGACTATAACTTTTAAGGTAGAAGAAGTTAGATATCTGCAGCCTTTAGGGTAAAAGAGGTTTCTTCTATTGATCTCAATCATAAAGAAATGGAACAGCTCCTCTGCTCCTTTTATATGTGGGGCAATAGGGTTGTCTAGAACTAGTTTTGAATGAAGATTGATTAgtgaaaaatcaagaaaaaagagtGAGAGGAGTAGGAAGCTTGAAATTCTTGACCCTTAAGTCATAGTAATTTGATTAGCCTTGGGATTCAAAATGTAACAAATGCATCTTCTGATATGCTTTTTATGCTTTTGCATACGTCCTATTCTGTGAATGAGAATAGATGCCAATTATTTAAGTCCTGAATTCTTAAAACATGCGTAATTATTTGAAGTTTTAGGTCTGCCTTTCTCTCATCTCCCAAGGGGGAGAGAGTTCACCTACTCTGGTTAGATGTGATTTGTAGAATGTTCATGGGTAGTTAATGACTAATTAGAATCTTTCTTTTACTGTTGCTGATATGTAGGGCCTCTGCTATAGTTGGATTTCTGCTGCTATATTCTAGCTGCTTTTGGTGGATTCCTCCAAGTATATAAAGTACCGAATGATGAAAGTACAGCATATAAATTGACTCTTAACAAATGGTCTTCCTATCATTGCTAAGTAGAGAACAAGGTTTCCAATTTCTGTGCAGATGCCGAAGAGGATTCAATTACCAGCAAACATTCAGTCTAGTGAATGTTAAATTGAAATGGGTGAAAGATAGAGCATTGGATACTCTTGTGGCTGGTCAGACAGATCTTAAAGCAACCTGCCTCCTTACGTCCATCATCTCCTCAGCTCCTCTTTGCTGCCTTCCGATATATCATCTCACTCCACACCGCCGACAGCTATGTCTACCCCATGATCTTAAGCTCTCTACATTTATCAGAAGATATCCTACTATCTTCCAAGAATCTCACATTCTTGATAGCGGAGGTACTCGGGTTCCCTGCTTTCAGTTGACCCCTGAAGCCTCAAATATACATAAAGAAGAATTCCAAATCCTTCAGCAGAACCAAATGGATCTCATTCAAAGACTTTGCAAACTGCTCATGCTCACAAAGGATAGGATCCTTCCATTACAAACAATTGACCAGCTAAAATGGGACTTGGGATTGCCTTATGATTATTGTAATACCTTGATTCCGAATCATcctgatttattttcttcagtTCGACTCCCTGACGATCGTATTGGCTTAAAACTTCAAATGTGGGATGATACTCTTGCTGTCTCTCAGTTGCAGAAGAATGCGGCATTccaacaaaaagaagaagatgtgAAAAGTGGTTGCTTAGCATTTCCAATTCGATTCACAAGGGGTTTTGGCTTGAAGAGGAAGTGCATGGAATGGTTAGAGGAGTGGCAGAGCCTTCCTTATACTTCACCTTATTCTGATGCCTCACATTTAGATCCACGT is a genomic window containing:
- the LOC8268661 gene encoding protein WHAT'S THIS FACTOR 9, mitochondrial, with amino-acid sequence MVFLSLLSREQGFQFLCRCRRGFNYQQTFSLVNVKLKWVKDRALDTLVAGQTDLKATCLLTSIISSAPLCCLPIYHLTPHRRQLCLPHDLKLSTFIRRYPTIFQESHILDSGGTRVPCFQLTPEASNIHKEEFQILQQNQMDLIQRLCKLLMLTKDRILPLQTIDQLKWDLGLPYDYCNTLIPNHPDLFSSVRLPDDRIGLKLQMWDDTLAVSQLQKNAAFQQKEEDVKSGCLAFPIRFTRGFGLKRKCMEWLEEWQSLPYTSPYSDASHLDPRTDVSEKRIVGVFHELLHLTIQKKTERKNVSNLRKSLSLPQKFTKVFERHPAIFYISMKCDTQTVVLREAYDGQQLLQKHPLVDIRERYASLMSRGLLDRSRGLYKKNTTASLEDSLEVVQGNEPRQDDSC